The Lichenihabitans psoromatis genome contains a region encoding:
- a CDS encoding iron-sulfur cluster assembly scaffold protein, which produces MLNEIYNRRILELAADIPRLGRLPSPDASATVHSKLCGSTVTVDVAMHDGVVSDFAHDVKACALGQASSSIMARHVIGSTGDDLRSLRDAVRRMLKENGAPPSGAWADIAVLEPVRDYKARHASTLLTFEAVVQAVEKIEAGVVVSA; this is translated from the coding sequence ATGCTGAACGAGATCTACAACCGCCGCATCCTGGAACTCGCGGCCGACATCCCCCGGTTGGGCCGTCTGCCGTCGCCGGATGCCTCCGCAACCGTCCATTCCAAGCTCTGCGGCTCCACCGTGACGGTCGATGTCGCCATGCACGATGGGGTGGTGTCCGACTTCGCTCACGACGTCAAAGCCTGCGCGCTTGGCCAAGCCTCGTCGTCGATAATGGCGCGCCATGTCATCGGGTCCACGGGTGACGATCTCCGTAGCTTGCGGGACGCGGTTCGCCGCATGCTGAAGGAGAATGGCGCCCCGCCATCGGGCGCGTGGGCCGATATCGCCGTGCTCGAACCCGTGCGCGACTATAAAGCGCGGCATGCCTCGACCCTGCTGACCTTTGAGGCTGTCGTTCAGGCGGTCGAAAAGATCGAAGCCGGGGTCGTCGTCTCGGCATGA
- the folE gene encoding GTP cyclohydrolase I FolE, whose translation MSSVTTIRSDIPEIKRAEATSLAHGVARPTRAEAEAAVETLLRWSGDDPTREGLVDTPRRVVRAYEELFSGYRDNPADELARVFEEIAGYDDLVLMRDISFASHCEHHIIPFLGKAHIAYYPNKGAVGLSKLARVVEIFARRLQTQEALTAQIADAIEAALKPRGLAIMIEAQHLCMSMRGINLHGSTTLTSKFTGVFATDPTEQIRFMTMLRSEHRDLR comes from the coding sequence ATGAGTTCCGTTACGACGATCAGGTCCGACATTCCGGAGATCAAGCGAGCCGAGGCGACAAGCCTGGCCCATGGTGTGGCTCGCCCCACGCGCGCCGAAGCCGAAGCGGCGGTCGAGACCTTGCTGCGCTGGTCTGGCGACGACCCGACGCGCGAGGGTCTGGTCGATACGCCGCGCCGTGTGGTCCGCGCCTATGAGGAATTGTTCAGCGGCTATCGCGACAATCCCGCCGACGAACTCGCGCGCGTGTTCGAAGAGATCGCGGGTTATGACGATCTCGTTCTGATGCGCGACATTTCGTTCGCGTCACACTGCGAGCACCACATCATCCCGTTTCTCGGCAAGGCGCATATCGCTTATTACCCGAACAAGGGCGCAGTCGGCCTGTCGAAGCTCGCCCGCGTGGTCGAGATTTTCGCGCGGCGCCTGCAAACCCAGGAGGCCCTCACGGCCCAGATCGCGGACGCGATCGAGGCGGCGCTGAAGCCGCGCGGCCTCGCCATCATGATCGAGGCACAACATCTTTGCATGTCGATGCGCGGCATTAACCTGCACGGCAGCACCACGCTGACCAGCAAATTCACCGGCGTGTTCGCGACCGATCCCACCGAGCAGATCCGTTTTATGACGATGCTCCGCAGCGAGCACCGGGACCTGCGATGA
- the hisI gene encoding phosphoribosyl-AMP cyclohydrolase, producing MTVMFDAPGDKASLEEGTGFTPRFDAAGLITCVTTEHGTGTVLMVAHMNAEALSRTLETGIVHYWSRSRNELWRKGDTSGQTQTLVTMRTDCDQDALLLIVEVGGDGHCCHTGRHSCFYRDVSFGPSAADVRLAPVDREA from the coding sequence ATGACCGTGATGTTCGATGCTCCGGGCGATAAGGCATCGCTCGAAGAAGGTACCGGCTTCACGCCTCGTTTTGATGCTGCTGGGCTGATCACTTGCGTCACGACCGAACACGGCACCGGAACCGTCCTAATGGTCGCACATATGAACGCTGAAGCGCTGAGCAGAACCCTGGAGACCGGGATTGTTCATTACTGGTCGCGCTCGCGGAACGAACTCTGGCGCAAGGGTGACACCTCTGGCCAGACCCAGACGCTGGTGACGATGCGGACCGATTGCGATCAGGACGCCTTACTCCTGATCGTCGAGGTCGGCGGCGACGGGCATTGCTGCCATACAGGACGGCATTCCTGCTTCTATCGCGACGTATCCTTCGGCCCATCGGCGGCTGACGTGCGTCTGGCGCCGGTCGATCGCGAGGCTTGA
- a CDS encoding patatin-like phospholipase family protein → MVFPFGWSVTVRAQEDQASGTEAARPKVGLALGAGAARGWSQLGILRELLANGFAPDIVAGTSVGAVVGGCYCAGHLDELESFALSLNKRRVFGLMDFTLSGMGLLGGARLRAKLERDLGDVQVKDLPIHFASVATEVHTGHEIWLTQGRLVDAICASYALPGLFEPVHLDGRWLIDGALVNPIPVSVCRALGADIVIAVNLVAETLVRRPALQAPAPTALAPSPDTPALASDVPSGTSWRHGWWSTAGATGTNRPRATVGPSAPGMASVLVDAFNITQDRIARSRLAGDPPDVIINVKVGKIGLFDFHRARELIDIGRDATQRAMPDLRDYVDLYPVAVATPPEP, encoded by the coding sequence ATGGTGTTTCCCTTCGGCTGGAGCGTGACCGTCCGGGCGCAGGAGGATCAGGCGTCCGGCACAGAAGCGGCCCGACCCAAGGTCGGATTGGCGCTCGGCGCCGGAGCGGCACGCGGATGGTCGCAGCTCGGCATTCTGCGCGAATTGCTCGCGAACGGCTTTGCGCCCGATATCGTGGCCGGCACCTCGGTGGGGGCGGTCGTCGGAGGATGCTATTGCGCGGGGCATCTGGATGAACTCGAGAGCTTCGCGTTGTCGCTCAACAAGCGCCGCGTCTTCGGGCTGATGGATTTCACGCTTTCGGGCATGGGGCTGCTCGGCGGCGCACGACTTCGGGCCAAGCTCGAGCGCGACCTTGGTGACGTGCAGGTTAAGGATCTGCCGATCCATTTTGCCTCTGTCGCAACCGAGGTTCATACCGGGCATGAGATCTGGCTGACCCAAGGCCGTCTCGTCGATGCGATCTGCGCGTCCTACGCCCTGCCCGGCTTGTTCGAGCCCGTTCATCTCGATGGCCGCTGGCTCATCGACGGCGCGCTCGTGAATCCGATTCCGGTCAGTGTCTGCCGCGCACTCGGAGCCGATATTGTGATCGCCGTGAACCTCGTGGCCGAAACGTTGGTGCGCCGCCCCGCCCTGCAGGCGCCCGCACCGACGGCTCTCGCACCGAGCCCGGATACTCCGGCCCTCGCGTCCGACGTCCCGTCCGGCACCAGTTGGAGACACGGCTGGTGGAGCACAGCAGGCGCGACCGGGACAAACAGGCCGCGCGCCACGGTGGGACCCTCTGCACCTGGGATGGCCAGCGTTCTCGTCGACGCCTTCAACATCACGCAGGACCGGATCGCGCGATCCCGCCTTGCCGGAGACCCGCCGGACGTCATCATCAACGTCAAGGTCGGTAAGATCGGGCTGTTCGATTTTCATCGCGCCCGCGAGTTGATCGACATCGGCCGCGATGCCACGCAGCGCGCCATGCCGGACCTTCGCGACTATGTCGACCTCTATCCGGTTGCGGTGGCAACGCCGCCCGAGCCCTGA
- the rpsO gene encoding 30S ribosomal protein S15: MSITAERKTELVKEYAIKTNDTGSPEVQIAILTQRITNLTEHFKAHTKDNHSRRGLLKMVSTRRSLLDYVRKNDEARYRSIIERLGIRR, translated from the coding sequence ATGTCGATTACGGCTGAACGCAAGACCGAACTCGTCAAGGAATATGCAATCAAGACCAACGACACGGGTTCGCCCGAGGTCCAGATCGCGATCCTGACGCAGCGCATCACCAACCTGACCGAACACTTCAAGGCCCACACCAAGGATAATCATTCCCGTCGTGGTCTGCTGAAGATGGTGTCGACGCGCCGGTCGCTGCTCGATTACGTGAGGAAGAACGACGAAGCTCGTTACCGTTCGATCATCGAACGTCTCGGCATCCGTCGCTAA
- the pnp gene encoding polyribonucleotide nucleotidyltransferase, translating to MFDISREEIEWAGRKLVLETGKIARQADGAVLATYGETTLLATVVSAKSPKPGQDFFPLTVNYQEKAFAAGRIPGGYFKREGRPSEKETLVSRLIDRPIRPLFPDGYRNDTQVVVTVLAHDLENDPDILAMVATSAALTLSGIPFMGPIGGARVGYINNELKLNPTIDEMKTSSLDLVVAGTHDAVLMVESEAKELSEELMLRAVMVGHKGFQPVLDMIIRLAEKAAKEPRDLVSVDKSDVEKAVLTIAENDLRAAYGITAKAERYKAIDAAKAKVMAELVPAAGEAKFTKEAVAVAFHDVQAKVVRWNILDKGVRIDGRDLKTVRPIVSQAGILPRAHGSALFTRGETQALVVATLGTGEDEQFIDSLEGTYKERFLLHYNFPPYSVGETGRMGSPGRREIGHGKLAWRAIRPMLPTAAEFPYTIRIVSEITESNGSSSMATVCGSSLALMDAGVPLKRPTAGIAMGLILEGERFAVLSDILGDEDHLGDMDFKVAGTSEGITSLQMDIKITGINEEIMRVALDQAKDGRLHILDEMSKALTGARAELGEFAPRIETLKIPTDKIREVIGTGGKVIREIVEKTGAKINIEDDGTVKVASSDANSIKAAIAWIKSIANDPEIGLIYEGTVVKVVDFGAFVNFFGSKDGLVHISQLAKGRVAKASDVVKEGDKVKVKLLGFDDRGKVRLSMRIVDQVTGEDLEGKEKAEQGAAD from the coding sequence ATGTTCGACATTTCCCGCGAAGAGATTGAATGGGCCGGGCGCAAGCTCGTCCTCGAAACCGGCAAGATTGCCCGCCAGGCCGACGGTGCCGTTCTCGCCACTTACGGCGAAACCACTCTGCTGGCGACCGTCGTTTCGGCCAAATCGCCGAAGCCCGGCCAGGACTTCTTCCCCCTGACGGTAAACTATCAGGAAAAGGCCTTTGCGGCCGGCCGCATTCCCGGCGGTTACTTCAAGCGCGAGGGACGCCCCTCCGAGAAGGAGACCTTGGTCTCCCGCCTGATCGATCGCCCGATCCGCCCCCTGTTCCCGGACGGATATCGCAACGACACCCAGGTGGTCGTGACGGTGCTGGCGCATGATCTCGAAAATGATCCCGACATCCTCGCCATGGTGGCGACGTCGGCTGCCCTGACGCTGTCGGGCATCCCCTTCATGGGCCCGATCGGTGGCGCACGCGTCGGCTACATCAACAACGAGCTGAAGCTCAACCCGACCATCGACGAGATGAAGACCTCGAGCCTCGACCTCGTGGTCGCCGGCACGCATGACGCCGTGCTGATGGTCGAGTCGGAAGCCAAGGAACTCTCCGAGGAGCTGATGCTTCGCGCCGTCATGGTGGGCCATAAGGGCTTCCAGCCGGTGCTCGATATGATCATCCGCCTGGCCGAGAAAGCCGCCAAGGAGCCGCGCGATCTCGTGTCGGTCGACAAGTCCGATGTCGAAAAGGCTGTGCTGACGATCGCCGAGAACGATCTCCGCGCCGCTTACGGCATTACGGCCAAGGCCGAACGCTACAAGGCCATCGACGCCGCGAAGGCCAAGGTCATGGCCGAATTGGTGCCCGCGGCCGGCGAAGCCAAATTCACCAAGGAAGCCGTCGCGGTCGCGTTCCACGACGTTCAGGCCAAGGTGGTGCGTTGGAACATCCTCGATAAGGGCGTTCGTATCGACGGTCGCGATCTGAAGACGGTCCGTCCGATCGTCTCGCAGGCCGGCATCCTGCCGCGCGCCCACGGCTCGGCGCTGTTCACGCGTGGCGAGACGCAGGCCCTCGTGGTCGCGACGCTCGGAACCGGTGAAGACGAGCAGTTCATCGACAGTCTGGAAGGCACGTACAAGGAGCGCTTCCTGCTCCACTACAACTTCCCTCCCTACTCGGTCGGCGAGACGGGCCGGATGGGTTCGCCCGGTCGTCGCGAAATCGGCCACGGCAAGCTCGCTTGGCGCGCGATCCGTCCGATGCTGCCGACCGCTGCCGAATTCCCCTACACGATCCGCATCGTGTCGGAGATCACGGAGTCCAACGGTTCGTCGTCGATGGCGACGGTCTGCGGATCCTCGCTGGCCTTGATGGACGCGGGCGTTCCGCTGAAGCGCCCGACCGCCGGTATCGCGATGGGCCTCATCCTCGAGGGTGAGCGTTTCGCGGTCCTGTCCGACATTCTCGGCGACGAGGATCACCTCGGCGACATGGACTTCAAGGTGGCCGGAACCTCTGAGGGCATCACCTCGCTGCAGATGGACATCAAGATCACCGGTATCAACGAAGAGATCATGCGGGTGGCGTTGGATCAGGCCAAGGACGGTCGGCTCCACATTCTCGATGAAATGTCGAAGGCTCTGACCGGCGCGCGCGCCGAACTCGGTGAATTCGCACCCCGCATCGAAACCCTCAAGATCCCGACCGACAAGATCCGTGAAGTCATCGGTACGGGCGGCAAGGTGATCCGCGAGATCGTGGAAAAGACCGGCGCGAAGATCAACATCGAGGACGACGGCACCGTGAAGGTCGCTTCCTCCGATGCCAATTCGATCAAAGCCGCCATTGCCTGGATCAAGTCGATCGCCAACGATCCGGAGATCGGCCTCATCTACGAAGGCACCGTCGTCAAGGTGGTGGACTTCGGCGCGTTCGTGAACTTCTTCGGCTCGAAGGACGGTCTCGTCCACATTTCGCAGCTCGCCAAGGGCCGCGTTGCCAAGGCCTCCGATGTCGTCAAGGAAGGCGATAAGGTCAAGGTCAAGCTGCTCGGCTTCGATGATCGCGGCAAGGTTCGCCTGTCCATGCGGATCGTCGATCAGGTGACCGGCGAAGACCTCGAAGGCAAGGAAAAGGCCGAACAGGGCGCCGCCGACTAA
- a CDS encoding Spy/CpxP family protein refolding chaperone, with product MRSTRTAAIFLAGILGSTAVATAWAQTPPAAPMVPPAASPATPAAAPLPKPMPAPDAETDAMDPASMSAASAKAEQADRARAAEADRAAFFDARVAALHAGLTLTPDQEKLWPALEQAIRGVAAMRETLRDHRTDQRQDETDRQGLDAAGAIEGLKITSDDLLIRGKALGALADAASPLYATLSVDQKRRLPMLLHDIAMERSPVGMMVRGMIGEDAGQNDEPMRGDRMMHGDMDHKRGGPDAEREGGSRDTRAADDHWRADDHIGDERDNRGMDRKWDDRGPARDDERAGGWDREDRNGPRDMRRHHGYGEQDDAGRGEGRDDRRMDRADKRHSYSGEEDGRPSYDMPMSRDQRENDRND from the coding sequence ATGAGATCAACACGCACTGCCGCGATCTTCCTCGCCGGCATCCTTGGTAGCACCGCTGTCGCAACGGCCTGGGCCCAAACGCCGCCCGCCGCGCCGATGGTTCCTCCCGCCGCTTCGCCCGCGACACCCGCGGCAGCCCCTCTGCCGAAGCCGATGCCCGCTCCGGATGCGGAGACCGATGCGATGGATCCGGCTTCGATGTCGGCGGCGTCCGCAAAGGCCGAGCAAGCCGATCGCGCTCGCGCGGCCGAAGCTGATCGCGCTGCCTTTTTTGATGCCCGCGTCGCCGCTCTCCACGCCGGACTGACCTTGACGCCGGATCAGGAGAAATTGTGGCCTGCTCTTGAGCAAGCCATCCGTGGTGTCGCCGCGATGCGCGAGACCTTGCGGGATCATAGGACCGATCAGCGTCAGGACGAGACCGATCGCCAGGGGTTGGACGCCGCTGGTGCGATCGAAGGCCTGAAGATCACCAGTGACGATCTGTTGATTCGTGGCAAGGCACTCGGGGCTCTCGCCGATGCCGCCTCACCGCTCTATGCCACGCTGTCGGTCGATCAGAAGCGCCGCTTGCCGATGTTGTTGCACGACATTGCCATGGAACGGAGCCCAGTGGGCATGATGGTCAGAGGCATGATCGGTGAGGATGCCGGTCAGAATGATGAACCCATGCGCGGCGACCGCATGATGCATGGCGACATGGACCACAAGCGCGGTGGGCCGGATGCGGAGCGTGAGGGTGGCTCGCGCGACACTCGCGCCGCCGACGACCATTGGCGTGCTGACGACCACATAGGTGACGAACGCGATAATCGCGGCATGGATCGCAAGTGGGACGATCGTGGCCCCGCGCGTGACGACGAGCGCGCCGGTGGCTGGGATCGTGAAGACCGCAACGGCCCTCGTGACATGCGCCGCCACCATGGCTATGGCGAGCAGGACGACGCAGGCCGAGGCGAGGGCCGTGACGATCGTCGCATGGATCGGGCTGACAAACGCCATTCTTACTCGGGCGAAGAAGACGGTCGGCCGAGCTATGACATGCCCATGTCGCGTGATCAGCGCGAAAACGACCGCAACGACTGA
- the fabI gene encoding enoyl-ACP reductase FabI — translation MVTSLQRHSSGLMQGKRGLVMGVANDHSIAWGVAKALAAQGAELAFTYQGEALGRRVKPLAATIGADLVVPCDVEDIGSVDAALKQVGDAFGSIDFLVHAIAYSDRSELKGRYADTTRENFVRTMVISAFSFTEIAKRAATLMTDGGSMVTLTFGGATRVAPNYNVMGVAKAALEASVRYLAADFGQQGIRVNAISAGPIRTLAGAGIADARFMYNYQKSHAPLRRAVTIEDVGGSALYLLSDLANGVTGEVHFVDAGFNIVSIPRPENMREVEAMREDAIP, via the coding sequence ATGGTCACATCGCTGCAGCGGCACTCGTCAGGTTTGATGCAGGGCAAGCGCGGTCTCGTTATGGGAGTCGCGAACGATCATTCAATTGCCTGGGGCGTCGCCAAGGCGCTCGCGGCTCAGGGTGCTGAACTCGCCTTCACCTATCAGGGCGAGGCGCTTGGCCGTCGGGTCAAGCCGCTCGCCGCGACGATCGGTGCCGATCTCGTGGTTCCGTGCGACGTCGAGGATATCGGCTCAGTCGATGCTGCCTTGAAGCAGGTTGGCGATGCCTTTGGGTCGATCGACTTCCTGGTTCATGCGATCGCCTATTCGGATCGCTCGGAGCTCAAGGGCCGCTATGCGGACACGACGCGCGAGAATTTTGTGCGAACCATGGTAATTTCGGCCTTCTCGTTCACCGAGATCGCCAAACGCGCCGCAACGCTCATGACCGATGGTGGCTCGATGGTGACGTTGACGTTCGGTGGGGCAACGCGTGTAGCTCCGAACTACAATGTCATGGGTGTCGCCAAGGCTGCCCTCGAAGCCAGCGTCCGTTATCTGGCGGCGGATTTCGGCCAACAGGGCATTCGGGTGAACGCGATTTCGGCCGGACCCATTCGAACGCTGGCCGGCGCCGGCATCGCCGATGCGCGTTTCATGTACAACTACCAGAAAAGCCATGCGCCGCTGCGCCGCGCCGTGACGATCGAGGATGTGGGCGGTTCCGCGTTGTATCTCTTGTCGGACCTTGCAAACGGGGTCACCGGCGAGGTTCATTTCGTCGACGCCGGTTTCAACATCGTGTCGATCCCGCGTCCGGAGAACATGCGCGAGGTTGAGGCCATGCGTGAGGACGCCATCCCCTGA
- the fabB gene encoding beta-ketoacyl-ACP synthase I, with translation MRRVVITGMGIVSSIGNNVSEVHASLLAAKSGIVRAETYAELGFRCQVHGAPTLDPATVVDRRAMRFHALGSAWAHVSMDQAIADAGLTPEDVSNERTGLITGSGGPSTKTIVEAADITRTKGPRKVGPFAVPKAMSSTSSATLSTWFKIKGVNYSIASACATSNHCIGNAYEMIRYGKQDLMFAGGCEELDWSLSVLFDGMGAMSSAFNDRPAVASRAYDRDRDGFVIAGGAGIVVLEDRERAIARGAKIYAEIIGYGLSSDGYDMVAPSGEGAIRCMRMALADVKAPIDYINPHATSTPKGDEKEIEAIRAVFGSGEACPPIAATKSLTGHSLGATGVQEAIYSMLMMKHDFICQSANIEELDPAFADMNIVRQRRDGVKLGTVLSNAFGFGGTNATLVFQHPDL, from the coding sequence ATGCGTCGAGTCGTGATCACGGGAATGGGGATCGTTTCATCGATCGGGAACAACGTTTCCGAGGTGCACGCATCCCTGCTGGCCGCGAAATCCGGGATTGTTCGGGCTGAAACCTATGCCGAACTTGGTTTTCGATGTCAGGTGCACGGCGCCCCGACGCTCGATCCGGCAACCGTCGTCGATCGACGCGCCATGCGATTTCATGCGCTCGGTAGCGCCTGGGCTCATGTGTCGATGGATCAGGCCATCGCCGATGCCGGTTTGACGCCGGAGGATGTGTCGAATGAGCGGACGGGGCTCATCACCGGCTCAGGCGGGCCGTCGACCAAGACGATCGTCGAGGCCGCTGACATCACGCGGACGAAAGGGCCTCGCAAGGTTGGGCCATTCGCGGTGCCGAAGGCGATGTCGTCCACATCTTCGGCGACGTTGTCGACCTGGTTCAAGATCAAGGGCGTCAACTATTCGATCGCGTCGGCCTGTGCGACCTCCAACCATTGCATCGGCAATGCTTACGAGATGATCCGCTACGGCAAGCAGGATCTGATGTTTGCCGGCGGCTGCGAAGAACTCGACTGGAGCCTGTCGGTGCTGTTTGACGGGATGGGCGCTATGTCGTCTGCCTTCAACGACAGGCCAGCCGTTGCATCCCGTGCCTATGACCGCGATCGTGATGGTTTCGTCATCGCGGGCGGTGCCGGTATCGTGGTGCTCGAGGATCGCGAGCGGGCCATTGCGCGCGGCGCCAAGATCTACGCCGAAATCATCGGCTATGGCCTTTCGTCCGATGGCTACGACATGGTGGCACCCTCAGGCGAGGGCGCGATTCGCTGCATGCGAATGGCGCTGGCCGATGTGAAGGCGCCCATCGATTACATCAACCCTCATGCGACATCGACCCCGAAGGGCGACGAGAAGGAAATCGAAGCCATTCGCGCGGTCTTCGGATCAGGGGAAGCCTGTCCGCCGATCGCCGCCACCAAGTCGCTGACCGGGCACTCGCTCGGTGCGACGGGCGTGCAGGAGGCCATTTATTCAATGCTGATGATGAAGCACGATTTCATCTGCCAGAGCGCCAATATCGAGGAACTCGATCCAGCCTTCGCCGACATGAACATTGTTCGGCAGCGTCGCGATGGGGTCAAACTCGGAACCGTTTTGTCGAATGCTTTTGGGTTTGGCGGCACGAACGCGACTTTGGTTTTCCAGCACCCAGATCTTTGA
- the fabA gene encoding bifunctional 3-hydroxydecanoyl-ACP dehydratase/trans-2-decenoyl-ACP isomerase, giving the protein MSEKRSSFDYKDLIACAEGKLFGAGNAQLPLPPMLMFDRIEEISEEGGQHGKGLIRAAFDIRPDLWFFQCHFKNDPVMPGCLGLDALWQLCGFYLGWLDLPGRGRALGVGEVKFSNQVLPTVKRVIYGIDIKRVFKGKLVLGIADGWLEADGQRIYEAKDLRVGLFRAEPSAA; this is encoded by the coding sequence ATGAGCGAGAAGCGTTCGAGCTTCGATTATAAAGACTTGATCGCTTGTGCGGAAGGCAAGCTGTTCGGTGCGGGAAATGCCCAGCTTCCTCTTCCTCCGATGTTGATGTTCGATCGCATCGAGGAAATCTCGGAAGAGGGCGGGCAGCACGGCAAGGGGCTAATTCGCGCGGCCTTCGACATCCGGCCGGATCTTTGGTTCTTCCAGTGCCACTTCAAGAACGATCCCGTCATGCCGGGCTGTCTCGGTCTCGACGCGCTCTGGCAACTCTGCGGTTTCTATCTCGGCTGGCTCGACCTGCCGGGACGCGGGCGTGCGCTCGGTGTTGGCGAAGTCAAGTTCAGCAATCAGGTCCTGCCCACCGTGAAACGTGTCATCTACGGGATCGATATCAAGCGGGTCTTCAAGGGCAAGCTCGTGCTTGGGATCGCCGACGGATGGCTTGAAGCGGATGGCCAGCGCATCTATGAGGCGAAAGACCTCCGGGTTGGGCTGTTTCGGGCTGAGCCAAGCGCCGCCTGA
- a CDS encoding (deoxy)nucleoside triphosphate pyrophosphohydrolase yields MKLVLVVAAALVDPDDRVLIAQRPAGKALAGLWEFPGGKVEPGERPEAALIRELAEELGLTVAEPCLAPLTFASYAYPDFHLLMPLYVCRRWEGFAAAREGQFLKWVRPRDLRAYPMPPADEPLIPPLIDLIG; encoded by the coding sequence ATGAAACTCGTTCTCGTCGTTGCCGCTGCCCTAGTGGATCCCGACGATCGGGTGTTGATCGCCCAACGCCCCGCTGGCAAAGCGCTCGCGGGTCTATGGGAGTTTCCAGGCGGCAAAGTCGAGCCGGGCGAACGCCCCGAGGCTGCGCTGATTCGAGAGCTGGCCGAAGAACTCGGCCTCACGGTTGCGGAGCCCTGCCTCGCGCCGCTGACTTTCGCGAGCTACGCCTATCCGGACTTCCACCTGCTGATGCCGCTTTACGTCTGCCGGCGATGGGAGGGGTTTGCGGCAGCGCGCGAGGGGCAATTCCTGAAGTGGGTGCGGCCGCGCGACCTCCGCGCCTACCCCATGCCACCCGCTGACGAACCGCTGATTCCGCCCTTGATCGATCTCATCGGCTGA
- a CDS encoding EVE domain-containing protein, protein MAHWLVKSEPAKWSFDDQIAAGDKGTFWNGVRNHVAKQNLMAMQVGERVFFYHSNEGKEIVGIVEVIKPYYPDHTDATNKFGMVDLKAVKAFSTPVTLEAVKTDPALADMMLVKNSRLSVQPVTEAEWRHVCRLGGVRNA, encoded by the coding sequence GTGGCCCATTGGCTGGTGAAGAGCGAACCCGCGAAATGGTCTTTCGACGATCAGATCGCGGCTGGCGATAAGGGGACGTTCTGGAACGGGGTTCGCAACCACGTTGCCAAGCAGAATCTGATGGCCATGCAGGTGGGCGAGCGGGTGTTCTTCTATCACTCGAACGAGGGGAAGGAGATCGTCGGCATCGTCGAGGTCATTAAACCCTATTATCCGGACCATACGGACGCGACCAACAAGTTCGGCATGGTCGATCTTAAGGCAGTTAAAGCGTTTTCGACTCCCGTGACACTTGAAGCCGTGAAGACCGACCCGGCTCTGGCCGACATGATGCTGGTCAAGAATTCGCGCTTGTCCGTGCAGCCGGTCACGGAGGCGGAGTGGCGGCATGTGTGCCGCCTCGGCGGCGTCCGCAACGCATGA